Within Dermacentor variabilis isolate Ectoservices chromosome 8, ASM5094787v1, whole genome shotgun sequence, the genomic segment acactatttgccgcacataaagatgtactaagcccagcccaccttcactaacaggcctaaagatattatcgcgcctcatgggctcgaaagttgaagaccatacgaaggttgcaaagatacggtgaaagcgttggatgtatagccgagcacaatggataacttgcaatacatagaaaatttttgttgccaagaacttattgcaggcttcggctttcccaaaaatagaaagtcgttgtggaacgaatgtctgggcgtaactttgcagtaccgagacccgttctttccaatagtgtgcgcttaatttatatgcgtctagcggcacgccaagatactttggcgggacatcagtccacttaacgcctgcaaactgttctggtgtatagcaccatgagccaaaccataagcctaaactttttgaggagttcattcgcgctcctgatacgctgccaaattcttctattttcgatactactttttcaacactggacttatccgtgcagaagaacgctagatcgtctgcataagctaagactttaacttcattacccagtaatgaacgctagatcgtctgcataagctaagactttaacttcattacccagtatattgaagccatggatgttactcgactgaattacgcttaagcatagcggttccaggtaaagggcgaatagtagtggggacatcgggcagccttgttttactgatgagcaaatagaaatgggttcggagagttggccattaataactaaacgagtagtacaacaggtgtagcaaagcctaacgcctttaagcacaatggagccaacattgacatgctccagaaggaaaaataaataggagtgactgacacgatcaaaagctttagcaaggtctacctggagcattgcaagctgctcagtggaaccataacagtattgaagaagggtacgggcgatatgtatgttggtttgaattgatcggcccctgattccacatgtctgatgggaaccaattagaattgacatcgcaaattgcaatctattagatagaactttcgcaaaaattttgtaatccacgtttgacaatgtgattggtcgatagccttcaacggaacgcagtttctctttatctgaacttttgggaattaaaactgtgtgggttttgcaaaaagactgcggaagggcgtcaatctctaaacttgaaataaaaatatccaataatatggggctgataattgatttgaaagctttgtaaaattcgcatgaaagtccatcggggccgggtgttttcgacaaaggcagctgatcaatagctagctcaatttcttgaatcgtaaggctaccactgatgactgcacagtcatcatcctgtaatggtttgacaagagatacaaaactctctaaaacttttgcatcgtgatcgtccggaggggcactaaacaacatagtgtagaaagtttcgaactgagaaattatgtcattagtatttgttacaagactaccttcggagtatatttccggaattactttggaaataccgtgacgtcgctcgtcaagtaaagcttgacgtgttggttgctcagattgcagagcacgcctgtttcgagatcgaattcgcgcacctctgtaacgtagcgcgtcatacttttgtaactcacatttaatgttttctatgtcaacaatgtaagtgcctggcatttcgcattcaatctcataaaggctacataggctcttaagaagcgttttttcttcattctttctatagaatgatttcaccgatccaatttctatagccactgcacgaacctcttgtttaaagagttcccaagcagcaaataatggcaagtcactagaaagagaattggctagagccatgcgcacgcgattaataaattcctgatcatttaggagctcagagttaagcttccagagtgcccactgtggtcggaaattagttacaaatttttcaccaatgtttgcgataaccatacaatgatcagAGAATGAAACGGGGATAGTAATGCAGGATAATCCTCGAGAGAGGAgcgatgaagaaacataaatccgatcaaggcgggcgtaggaatgaccttgaattcttgtataagagcgagctccctgtcccgacactcctatatcaacgagccctgcattttctattatgttagacaaaacttcaccactcctgtcccgctgagtgttaatgccgcttcgatcgttgggatcacatacacaattgaaatctcccattaaaacaatgcagcgatcacagtccaatagactagacacagtatcaaataaaagagttcgttttgcagcgtcattaaatgcatagacgttgactatgcgccatggcacaccctgcaacacaaaatcacaacatatatatcgaccttcagtgtcGACATGATAACTAAAAGCTGAATAAagtaggctctttttcagaaacaggaaacagcccgcggataaaccaagagcgtgtgaaacgcaaacattatactcagacagaaaaggtcgcaaagccctttctgtctcgtcatcacgctcaatcttcgtctcctgcacggcgacgaagtcgaggcgcttcctggacaaaagccggcgaagctgcgcctgtttctgcaaagaccgAAGGCCTCGTACGTTCAAGGTTGCGAATagaagttgctgggacagggCCATGGTGACTACCAACTATTTGGACCTAATGATCTATGTGATCAGTCCTAGAGGGcaacggtgaggctccctccgaaACCCCACCTGGCCTTCTGGACCGTGATCGACGGCACTTTCctgagtgtttcgatgttttgcggcgacgtgcttttcttgtggtactggTCGACTCGCTGTCTGTGCTTGATTCCGATCTGTTAGTCGCACGGCGCTTCGGAACTGAAGTATCCGCGTTACTTCGTCTGTCCTCTGCCGGCTCAGCGCACGTGTCGAGACGCTTGGGTGCATCAGGTGAGTCGTCTCCGGCTCCCTCATTCGCTTGCTGGGCAGCAGCTGGCTCCGTGGTAGCGGGTGCTCCTTTGGGTTGTTGCTTCGGTTGGTCATCTTTCTCTTCGCTACTTTCGTTTTTCACGGGCAGTTCTGCGATGCCAGTGTGACTGTCTTTAACAGGCAGAGGGGCCTTACTGGCACAGCGGGTCTCCGCGGAAGAGGGAACGGCTCCCGTCGCGTCAAGAACCTCCGTAATGTCCATtatgtgttcttgcaagctttcaTCCGGAGGCTTTGTTCTGTGTCGTAACTTATCGGCGTATGTTACGACACATTCTTCAGATGTGTGACCAAAGCGTCGGCAGGTTTCACAACGCGGGGTTCTGCAGTTTCGACGAATGTGCCCCACCCTGTTACAGCGCAGACAAAGTGGGGGTCGGCCTGGAATTAATACGAGACTCTGCACTCCAAAAACAGGTAGTAGATGTGGAACGTCCCCCACGCTCACTCCATCGGCAAGAGTCAACACCACGTCCCGATTTAGCGTACGCATTTGTTCCATCTCCGATACTCTCCAGCATTCTGCTGATATAGACTTGACTTTCCCGTAAGCCTGAAGCGCATCTCGAATGTAGTCATCTTCCAAACGCTCAGGAAGCCACAAAAGCTTCATTTGAACTTCCGTGGGCTCAGGATCAATGACGACGCAGCGTCTACCTTTTACGGATAATTCCCCGCATGCGACTAGTTTTGATTTTGTCCTCCCTGATTTGCACGTCACCATCCACacgtgcgacatctgaaattgtccgatggaacttatttccttcaggtcaataacgttccgaagggcgtctctgaagtcttgggctctgtacggtcgaccacttaagtcagcatgcaggaaaacggagtccacaaccagcttACCGGTAGGAAGACGGGGTAACACAACACGGTAGTCATTGCTGCTGGCTGAAGCCTGAGCAGCACCTCGGCCAGGGGCCGATAAAACCTTTGAAGCGGAGAACATGAGAAAAGCGACCGTTCGGAacgccgtcttcttctttctcccacgagttcgatgcttcaaagcggtacaaaagcgcctctagtgaacgctgtgttgccttagaaacgagctgtttctaaggctcaggcgtgcgtcgcttgctcaggcgcacatttcgttgtcgcgccgaacgctgcgttgctcgacgctcaccgcgtccgatgcggggcgtgtagtcgctgcgccgtagcccattgtcttacaccccttggcgggtcgacgggaacgctgtcgcgttccactcttgaaggcgaagcttaagcgtcctccaagttttttttatttcagctgtgtgaaaagcatttcttgccatcggattacttgaagaagacatcttacacggacgtcaagacaggaaaagtggtcgaagttgccatgaaaaacatccgCCTGAAGAAAACTgtagttccgagcttgtttcccaattgccctgcctatttatcgcgtccgcaagtgtgcgttcgagaagcgccggctgccaaaaaagcgcgcttggaagccacatattagcaaaaagcaataatgctttctcagcaaacccaagcagaagaggacgccaaaaatctggttggtagctttgcggacttgctgaaggccttgccaagctttcagtgttcggacttctggacagttttgaacaagggctccaaggttttctttttggacttgtcacttcaatctgctcctgcagtccgtacttcggtgatcgtgtccacagacctgcgcgtcgaagtattttttggtgaaacgggtgtgaggaagtgtggtgatgttttagttcctgaaaagctgtgcgacttgagagatttgaaaagtgtgttacacatgatcgaacagacacgtaaggatatcagcactgaacgttctgaaaaggcccgtcatctactgacattggtttcgacattgctagaggaagtaagtggaaaacatttcgcatgcgagttgcaagaatggcatttggaagtgcttaaattcttgaagagtcaagtcgatcttgttttgaatgatgctggccgatatcctcccgatttattggtttttgctagccttttgttcagaatttcacctcatgcatatagattcctgagaagttcgatgaagtttaagatgccgcatcctgatacgatcagaagactgtgttcatcgtacggtgtacgccctgaaacggagcagcaagaatgtagctttctttcctatgcaaagcgtattgtaagcacatataaagagcatgaaaagactgtaacgttaatgattgatgagattcaacttcaatcattttttgattacaaggctgggttggttactggtgctgcggtaaattaatcgactgcagcaaaaactgcccacgtatttatgatacagagcctgctttcttcaaacaaggatgttgtacacatccttcctgtggcacaaatcgatgctaaggcgctgcacgacttccttcggaagattgttcttgatctagaggcatctggttttagaataatcgcagtgatctcggacaataactccataaacagaaaagccatgtcctacttcgctaagccggcaagtgtcagcattgtttaccagcatcctgctgacccatcacggcccttgttttttgtggtggacccagttcacatactaaagtgtataagaaataactggctgaatcaaagaaacattggcaaatgcatgtactttcctgaaccgaagagtgatgaggctgaaccaaacatacttacagcatctttcaaggtattacgccagctgcacgaagctgaaaagcatgagctcttgaagctagcaccaacgctcactttgaaggcactgaacccctcaaacatggaacggcagaatgttaaactggccttaaagatttttaactcatctactgttgctgctctcagtgttgcaacgttccagcatgcaaaggaaacctctcaatatgtcgacaccattttgacttggtggaacattgttaacgtcaagacgccaagaaaaggacagcggttgcgagatcaatcgcaaggtccaatagtttcatcgtcatgtgctcaactagaattcttagagagaatagttcaatggcttgatcactggagaagcctcgaacatgacaatggccgcttgacacgtgaaacgcacatagctttcagccacactacccatgccttgcacgaacttgccatatactgtctcaaagagcttcatttcgaatatgttcttttgggcaaatttcaaactgatagcttagaggattgctttggaaagtaccggcaattgtctggtgccaattaccacgtgtctataaggcagatatatgaatctgaaaacaaattgcgtttgcagaaggttctggacctgcaagatttggacattctactaccaccgagcgccaacacgttggagacaagtgtgCATTCAGGAGacggccagtttcaagtcactgtgaccgactccgacattgagaaaaaaacgtcaaggctaccggcactaacctatgttgccggctattgtgcccatgcagctctaaaaaagctgacatgcgcatcttgcaatgaaagccttgtgatgcaagacgtcgatctagatgaccctgagaatgcattaatcacgaagatgacaaggggtggcctgaagtttccacgagcagttgtagttaatgctgtactctttactgaaattatattggacaagctcaggacaccagaatatgccgtacgatttttcagccttcctaggcagaaagatactcttgtcggccttgtgttcgctacccttcatggctttgaggatgtcgatgtgtgtgaattcggtcataatggggcatgttgtaagtactgcagcgaatacactgctgaacaacttgtgccgcacagaaaacgacaaattacgcagtgccaagaacgaccgaaaattgcagaccttgaaggcctgagatgtttctcattatttattttttattcatgaagctctgttttgttgaacatctacgtatgtttgtgttgacggaacccttgtaaaaagaaacctgtggcgtagctaggacttatttgcctacattatcaaaatttaaaccctgcattttggccaatttAAATGTTATTTTAGTGTATcgtgctacctgtttatgattctaactctccatgctaccgcaatccattaattgcatgttttccttaaggactgagagtaggcctctcgttttttacttacttttcaccattatctcagtattttatgaagaccaataaggcctgcaaacaaggcgggtgtaaataaaataaccacaagaaatggtacaacaaagacggaagcttattctatttgagaattagttgtgcgtgaccctataatgataaaattttcacaataaaattaacctcgatattcgtgtgtctagcgaggactgttttacgcaatgcaagagtgggaatgataattgtatatggaagatttaaaatgtttgtttctgaatgcagttcttatcatttgtgaataaagtatattctgtgtcttcaatatgcagttttcctctttcttttgttccgtctaaagttgattgactaagcagcatgcagtttgcttgtcttagtcccgaccaaacatcacaagcacaataaggcaggtcgtgttgcgatacacgcaaaaaacaaaaatgttgccaatcaagtaatctaaggaaggtatgaaagaatgctgctttctatggtggtgttgactgcggtgaaccagcggctcccccttattttttgcgtcagctatacgtgtcttgctttggaaacgaagcatctgaatttataggttgctgtcactttaaggacagcactaattttctcatgccatagtatccgcgacgcgcaaagagacacactgcaagcgcaacgaacctaggcgcggagacgccgacggcgtcgactgtccggcccatccgactagcgtgacgtcacaccggcgtgcggaggccttacatttttttctaggtggctttggtcagggacggttcgaccggaagagagcgacgccggctaccgctccggtgagctcgcgttctacggctttgcaccgcagacttcctgccgttcctgagcccgttccggggagtccacggaggacgctaccacctgctacggccaggggtagtctctaccgctgttgccacccttccgggtggtgccccaacgccaacatcatcggccacacctccacgggcgcttggaccgggagcgtgtacgacgcaaccaacgacgcctccagcgacgccagccctcgaacgtcgaacgccactccgacgccggctacgggacacacaccacgccacatccgcaccgaaccagacgtgagcacgaacgccaaccactctcaatagaacgctagtgaCAATGTTACCGGtccgtgtgtactgatagtttttgtatcttttgtgttagttttgttaggtttgtgtgctgttgttcgtgtcgcgtgggttgtattaaatgtacatctgtgtgggtacacctgtcgcctagtccattctttcggccagtgttctccggaggagatccgtgacaaaggTAATAGTTCAGTGGAGGAATACTGCTGTGAGTTACacgcatacatttacatttagtTACGTTGCATTAACCATACGTCTACCACTTAGAGATAGCGTTTATATCGTCTTGTGAGAATTTGTTATCAGATTTGTCCAAGATTTCACggaggataacacagtcatctgcaaaaaggtaAATATTAGCACAAACGTTATTGGGTAAatcttaatgtaaattaaaaaagaagagggcctataacTGAGTCTACAGGATTAGATGGGGACATATGATTGTTTGGCAGAACTTACTGTGAGGGATTAAGGAGACAATGCTCAAGCCATGCCAACAGGTTGGGATCAAGATTAAGTTTACTAAGTTTAAATAGACGCAatttatgacacactttgtcaaaggccttGGCAAAATCAAAGATAACACAGTCTGCGAATGAACCTTTGTCGAGAATAAGATGAAGgctgtgagtaaaagaaagaagttgagtTTCACAAGACAAGTTGTTTCGGAaaccatttcatttcatttcatttcattttatttgtgcccatttacaagcaaatggagggggccaaggtaaaagctcctttttggcagcttgagtggtccctggccccctttacatattggcagagcggtggcaaagaacactttcagaaatgaaaaaagtaaagaacagtgggttacatcaaataaattacatttctttcattGAATGCATATGGTTTTACGGAATCATGGCGATTCAAATGGTAGTTTTCACCAGACAGATGAGCTCCGATGGTGTCAGGGCATGGATGTCAATACCGGCTTCTAGGTAAGAATTTAGTAGCCGTGGCAAGGTGTTTGCGACCATTTGATGGCCGTAATTTGTCCTCGagaagggtatgagccatttttcatggctgcgcgtctcatatgtgggtgtattctcttttaagtttgctatatttgtaattaagttgcttctattttttaccTGAAAGTAGTAGGTGCGTAGGAGGGTTTATTTGTAGAGATGATGACTTTttgttatgttgtacttggtaAAAAGATTCTCAGTGTGTGAGTTGTAGGGCACATTTGCGATAGCGCGTATTATCTTTTTTTGCATCAATAGTATTTTAGAGTGATTGTAAGCTGATGTCGTGCCCCATACAAGATGGCAGTAATTTACatgcgaggcaaacagtgcattatAAATGATCAATTTAACTGACATTGGTAAAAGGTAGCGATTTCGATGTAGTATACCTGTTACGCGGCTCAGTTTCTGCGGTacaaaatccacgtgagcgtcccATTGCAATGTGTCGGTAAAATATACGCCAAGTACTTTTACCGTGTCAACAACCTGTATTTTCTCAGAGTTATAATATATGTTGTGGGTCAATGGAGTACATGTACCTCTTGTTTTAAAGATGACTGCTTGTGTTTTTCTCGAGTTTACTTTTAAAAAGTTGTCCTGTTGTGCTTTTGTGAAAACCATGTTGTGCTTTTGTGAAAAATGAATTGTTGTCTAAGTGATTTGCTAAATGTCAGTACAAAATATGTTAAagaaccttgcaaggaatgctggtgagggaaatggggcggtagttgagGGGTGAATGTTTGCTACCGGACTTATGAAGTGGGACTACCTTCCTGACCTTCCAATCTGCAGATTGCTGATGGGTATCtaaggattgctgaaaaattttcaaaagcagaacagatgaataaaCAGTATTATTAAGAAATTTTGTGTTAACGAAATCAGCACCAGTACTTGGTTACAACTTCAGATCTTTAATTACATTTCGACCCCAAGGGGTTCAATGATAATAAAGTCCATAGGTGGGTAATTGCAACACTCGAGATTTGGAAGCACAGGGTTACTACATACGACAAAGTTGTTACAGAACACAGAATTAGGGAAATGGGGACATACATATTCGGCTACCGGTGAACCACTGGAATCAACCAACGTGACTGAATTATCTTTGGAAGGGTTAATAACATGCCAAAACATTTTAGGGTCATTCGCAAGCATTGTGGGCAAAGTGTGAACTTGGAATGCCTTTTTGGCCAGTTTTATAGCTTCTGTGTAAGTACTCTTCGCCTCCTTATAAGCGTCCCATTTTGATGCCAGTGAACTTTTATTTGCTATTTGATACAGTTGTTTTTTTCAGTTGGAAAGCCTTTTTAACTTGGAATTGAACCAGGGTTTCTTAACATTGCAGGATATTACACTTGACGGGATAAGCTTGTCGGTGAGCTCATGTATGTTATTTTTGAAAATGGTCCAGTTCTCGTTAACCGTGCGATTATGAAATTGGCTTAGGAAAGGATCAAGAAAATTAGTTAGCTTAATATTAATAGCGTTAAAGTTTGCCCTATTGTAGtgataaattattattttttcaaccATTGGTTTTATCACAGGAGATAATATGTTGAAAGAAAGACCCAGGTGATCGCTTAAGCCCGGTAAGCATGAAACATTAGTAA encodes:
- the LOC142590788 gene encoding uncharacterized protein LOC142590788; amino-acid sequence: MFSASKVLSAPGRGAAQASASSNDYRVVLPRLPTGKLVVDSVFLHADLSGRPYRAQDFRDALRNVIDLKEISSIGQFQMSHVWMVTCKSGRTKSKLVACGELSVKGRRCVVIDPEPTEVQMKLLWLPERLEDDYIRDALQAYGKVKSISAECWRVSEMEQMRTLNRDVVLTLADGVSVGDVPHLLPVFGVQSLVLIPGRPPLCLRCNRVGHIRRNCRTPRCETCRRFGHTSEECVVTYADKLRHRTKPPDESLQEHIMDITEVLDATGAVPSSAETRCASKAPLPVKDSHTGIAELPVKNESSEEKDDQPKQQPKGAPATTEPAAAQQANEGAGDDSPDAPKRLDTCAEPAEDRRSNADTSVPKRRATNRSESSTDSESTSTTRKARRRKTSKHSGKCRRSRSRRPGGVSEGASPLPSRTDHIDH